A single Fibrobacter sp. DNA region contains:
- a CDS encoding energy transducer TonB, with the protein MLDFLAKYLRFPVAFVLSFVVSAVFFLAVPVLNALFFDKGAKAEKQLETVTEVEVLVSEKKPEVKQKVIRTIVNPNPFKISSNMGVSRSQNFQMDLSLARGAAGDGVAVGTGSMENVVYEAGEVDEQAQPLKEVQPAFPEKAKKLGLSGYVKVYIVIDVYGDVAQASIMSQDPAGYGFDTEALKAVRQWKFSPAKLGGYPVAQKATKEFRFVK; encoded by the coding sequence CGTGGTGAGTGCGGTGTTCTTCCTTGCGGTGCCGGTGCTGAACGCCCTCTTTTTTGACAAGGGCGCCAAGGCGGAAAAGCAGCTGGAAACCGTCACCGAGGTAGAAGTCCTGGTGAGCGAGAAAAAGCCGGAGGTAAAACAGAAGGTCATCCGCACCATCGTGAACCCCAATCCCTTCAAGATATCCTCCAACATGGGAGTCTCCCGCAGCCAGAATTTCCAGATGGACTTGTCCTTGGCCCGCGGTGCTGCAGGGGACGGCGTGGCCGTTGGCACGGGCTCCATGGAAAACGTGGTTTACGAGGCAGGCGAGGTGGACGAACAGGCACAGCCCCTGAAAGAGGTGCAGCCCGCCTTCCCCGAAAAGGCGAAGAAGCTTGGCCTCTCGGGCTACGTGAAGGTCTATATCGTCATCGACGTCTACGGGGACGTGGCCCAGGCAAGCATCATGAGCCAGGACCCGGCAGGCTACGGATTCGATACCGAAGCCCTGAAGGCCGTGCGTCAATGGAAATTCTCTCCCGCTAAACTTGGCGGTTACCCTGTGGCGCAAAAGGCCACGAAGGAGTTCCGCTTTGTCAAATGA
- a CDS encoding tetratricopeptide repeat protein produces the protein MADAATGQKSLLSSRNAFVRVVYSIVACLVMFLATPLFAAEDYFFKANELYDQGKFKEAVPLYRAAIDEGRYEPFAWFNLGNAMVQLDRKQVALVAYKRTVELLPTFEKAWMLMGDLYYLSGDVGEAIASYNRAIELGVESDHVHFALAECYLKGRDWTLAQKNFERALALNPDRMDAWYGLAEVYEKLGDYEYAIKTLQNALQMTATAGADVHFTLAYYYRSMDSTRLSLNEMENGLLMDPENVSARRYLAQMYVQNNSPWMAIFTLEEGLRHKKGKGDLNLDLGQIYFNQKRYDEAFECYMKAWLAGNSQGRIGAENVGHVYSNAGDIEKAESLYKRIREKK, from the coding sequence TTGGCCGACGCTGCAACAGGTCAAAAAAGTTTATTGAGCAGTAGAAATGCTTTTGTTCGGGTTGTTTACAGCATAGTTGCATGTCTTGTAATGTTTCTAGCAACACCGCTTTTTGCGGCCGAGGATTATTTTTTCAAGGCCAACGAACTCTACGACCAGGGAAAATTCAAGGAGGCGGTGCCGCTGTACCGTGCCGCCATTGACGAGGGCCGTTACGAGCCTTTTGCCTGGTTCAATTTAGGGAACGCCATGGTCCAGCTGGACCGCAAGCAGGTGGCCCTGGTGGCCTACAAGCGCACCGTGGAACTGTTGCCCACCTTCGAGAAGGCCTGGATGCTCATGGGGGACCTCTATTACCTGAGTGGAGACGTGGGGGAGGCCATCGCGTCTTATAACCGGGCCATTGAACTTGGGGTGGAATCGGACCACGTGCACTTTGCCCTGGCGGAATGCTACCTGAAGGGGCGCGACTGGACTTTGGCCCAGAAAAACTTCGAGCGGGCGCTGGCCCTGAACCCCGACCGCATGGACGCCTGGTACGGCCTTGCCGAAGTTTACGAGAAACTGGGCGACTACGAATACGCCATCAAGACGCTGCAGAACGCCCTTCAGATGACCGCCACCGCTGGGGCCGATGTCCACTTTACGCTGGCCTATTACTACCGCAGCATGGATTCCACCAGGCTTTCCCTGAACGAGATGGAAAACGGCCTGCTGATGGACCCGGAAAACGTTTCTGCCAGGCGCTACCTGGCCCAGATGTATGTGCAGAACAATTCGCCCTGGATGGCCATTTTCACCCTGGAAGAGGGACTCCGCCACAAGAAGGGCAAGGGCGATTTGAACCTGGATTTGGGACAGATTTATTTTAACCAGAAACGCTACGACGAAGCCTTCGAATGCTACATGAAGGCCTGGCTTGCCGGAAATTCCCAGGGCC